CCTCCGCGATCGCCCTTACCTGCATCGTGAACAAGCCCGGGATCACCAGGCCCAACCGCACACCCCGCAGCCCCAGCATCGGGTTCTGCTCGTGCAGGCGGTGGACCGCCTGGAGGAGGCGGAGGTCGTTCTCGTGGGACTCCTGGCGGGACTCCGCGAGGGCGACACGGACCGACAACTCCGTGATGTCCGGCAGGAATTCGTGCAGCGGCGGGTCCAACAGCCGGACGGTGACCGGGAGTCCGTCCATCGCCTTGAACAGCTCGACGAAGTCGGCCTTCTGGAGCGGGAGCAGCGCCTTGAGGGACTCCTCGCGCTCAGTGTCCGTGTCGGCCAGGATCAGGCGCTCGACCAGTTCGCGGCGGTCGCCGAGGAACATGTGCTCCGTACGGCACAGGCCGATGCCCTGCGCCCCGAAGCGGCGGGCGCGCAGCGCGTCCTCGGCGTTGTCCGCGTTGGCGCGCACCCTCAACCGCCGTACGCGGTCCGCGTATCCGATGATCCGGTGGACCGCCTCGACCAGCTCGTCGGCGTCGTCGGCACCCGCGTGCATCCGGCCCTCGAAGTACTCCACGACCGGCGAGGGGACGACCGGGACCTCGCCCAAGTACACCTTGCCGCTCGACCCGTCGATCGAGATCACGTCGCCCTCCTCGACGACGTGACCACCCGGCACCGTCATCCGGCGCCGCTTGGTGTCGACCTCAAGCTCTTCCGCGCCGCAGACACACGTCTTGCCCATGCCCCGCGCTACGACGGCCGCGTGGGACGTCTTGCCACCCCTGCTGGTGAGGATGCCCTCCGCCGCGATCATGCCGTCGAGGTCGTCCGGGTTCGTCTCCCGGCGGACCAGGATCACCTTCTCGCCCGAACGCGACCACTTCACCGCCGTGTACGAGTCGAAGACCGCCTTGCCGACCGCCGCACCCGGCGAGGCCGCGATGCCCCGCCCGACCTGCTGGACCTTCGCGTCCTCGTCGAAGCGCGGGAACATCAGCTGCGCCAACTGCGCCCCGGTGACCCGCTGGAGCGCCTCCGCCTCGTCGATCAGCCCCTGGTCGACGAGTTGGGTCGCGATACGGAAGGCCGCACCCGCCGTCCGCTTCCCCACCCGCGTCTGCAGCATCCACAACTGCCCGCGCTCGATGGTGAATTCGATGTCGCAGAGATCCTTGTAGTGGTTCTCCAGGGTCTTCATGATCTGCATGAGCTGGTCGTACGACTTCTTGTCGATCTGCTCAAGTTCCGCGAGGGGGACGGTGTTTCGGATGCCGGCGACGACGTCCTCGCCCTGCGCGTTCTGCAAGTAGTCGCCGTAGACGCCCTGGTGGCCGCTGGCCGGGTCGCGGGTGAAGGCGACGCCCGTGCCCGAGTCGGGGCCGAGGTTGCCGAAGACCATGGAGCAGACGTTGACCGCCGTGCCGAGGTCGTGCGGGATGCGTTCCTGGCGGCGGTAGAGCTTGGCGCGGTCGGTGTTCCAGGAGTCGAAGACCGCGTGGATGGCGAGGTCCATCTGCTCGCGCGGGTCCTGCGGGAAGTCGCGGCCGGCCTCGGTCTTGACGATCCGCTTGAACCGGGTGACCAGCTTCTTCAGGTCGGCCGCGTCCAACTCGGTGTCCACGACGACCTTCTTGACGTCCTTGGCCTTGTCGAGCGCCTCCTCGAAGAGGTCGCCGTCGACGCCGAGGACGGTCTTGCCGAACATCTGGATCAGGCGGCGGTACGAGTCCCACGCGAAGCGCTCGTCGCCGGCCTGCTTCGCCAGGCCCTGCACGGACTTGTCGGAGAGCCCGATGTTCAGGACGGTGTCCATCATGCCGGGCATCGAGAACTTCGCCCCGGAGCGCACCGACACGAGGAGGGGGTCGTCGGCCTGCCCCAGCTTCTTGCCCATCGCCGCTTCGAGGGCGTCGAGGTGTGCACTCACCTCGTCACGCAGTGCCGCCGGCTCCTCGCCACTGTCGAGGTACGTCTTGCACGCCTCGGTGGTGATGGTGAAGCCGGGAGGGACGGGAAGGCCCAGGTTCGTCATCTCGGCGAGGTTGGCACCCTTGCCGCCGAGGAGGTCCTTGAGGTCCTTGTTTCCCTCGGTGAAGTCGTAGACGAACTTCACTACGTGGGGTTCTTTGTTTTCCGACACGGGTCTCGACTCCTCGGGACGCGGGTGGCTGCCCTGACGGCCAGGAACATACCCAGATCGAAGGCGCCTGGGTACGTCCACTTGCATGTCATGCGTCTGTAACCGGCAGTCCGCCAGCGGATCGAAAGTCAAAGCTCGGCAAGCGAACACCGGCGGATGTTTTCACTTCTTGAACGCGGCACGGTCCATCAGCGCACTTTTGCGCTCACATGAGCGGTTCGCGGCTCGCCTGTTTTCGATCGATGAACGATCAAGGGGTGGCACGGAGTGCCACCCCTTGGAGAAGTGCAGCCGCGCAAGATCCGCTCACCTGAGCGCCACCCCTATCAAAGGTGGCGAGAATCACGCTTCCACACCCGACCGGATTTCACCATCCGGACGAGTCTCGGGACGGAAACCCGGACGTCACATGCCCCTGAACCTCACGCACCCGCCACGCCCTCACATGCCCAGCGCGAGCAACCGCTCCTCCACCCGCTCCGGCGCGTACAGATGCTCCACGACCAGCGCCCCCGCCCCCACCAGCCCGGCCCGCTCGCCCAGCCGCGAGGTCAGTACGTGCAGATGAGCGGTGGAGCGCGGCAGCGCCCGCTGATACAGCAGCTCGCGCACGCCCGTGAGGAAGGAGGTGCCGGCCAGGTCCCCCGCGATCATCAGCACCCCGGGGTTGAGCAGCGTCACCACGGTCGCCAGCACGTCGCCGACCTGCCGTCCCGCCTCGCGGGCGAACGCGGCCGCTCCCGG
The nucleotide sequence above comes from Streptomyces sp. N50. Encoded proteins:
- the ppdK gene encoding pyruvate, phosphate dikinase; this encodes MSENKEPHVVKFVYDFTEGNKDLKDLLGGKGANLAEMTNLGLPVPPGFTITTEACKTYLDSGEEPAALRDEVSAHLDALEAAMGKKLGQADDPLLVSVRSGAKFSMPGMMDTVLNIGLSDKSVQGLAKQAGDERFAWDSYRRLIQMFGKTVLGVDGDLFEEALDKAKDVKKVVVDTELDAADLKKLVTRFKRIVKTEAGRDFPQDPREQMDLAIHAVFDSWNTDRAKLYRRQERIPHDLGTAVNVCSMVFGNLGPDSGTGVAFTRDPASGHQGVYGDYLQNAQGEDVVAGIRNTVPLAELEQIDKKSYDQLMQIMKTLENHYKDLCDIEFTIERGQLWMLQTRVGKRTAGAAFRIATQLVDQGLIDEAEALQRVTGAQLAQLMFPRFDEDAKVQQVGRGIAASPGAAVGKAVFDSYTAVKWSRSGEKVILVRRETNPDDLDGMIAAEGILTSRGGKTSHAAVVARGMGKTCVCGAEELEVDTKRRRMTVPGGHVVEEGDVISIDGSSGKVYLGEVPVVPSPVVEYFEGRMHAGADDADELVEAVHRIIGYADRVRRLRVRANADNAEDALRARRFGAQGIGLCRTEHMFLGDRRELVERLILADTDTEREESLKALLPLQKADFVELFKAMDGLPVTVRLLDPPLHEFLPDITELSVRVALAESRQESHENDLRLLQAVHRLHEQNPMLGLRGVRLGLVIPGLFTMQVRAIAEAAAERKAAKGDPRAEIMIPLVGTVQELEIVREEADQVVAEVEAATGTSLKLSIGTMIELPRAALTAGQIAEAAEFFSFGTNDLTQTVWGFSRDDVEASFFTAYLEKGIFGVSPFETIDRDGVGSLVQLAAKAGRETRPDLKLGVCGEHGGDPESVHFFHEVGLDYVSCSPFRIPVARLEAGRAASAGQGSDHR